The proteins below come from a single Bryobacter aggregatus MPL3 genomic window:
- a CDS encoding DNA methyltransferase, whose translation MTQPDLFAKLEDSDRISDGTSTLFREVPSFPPFDSIVNGELFSLSLSNRAPALTHGLHRFPAKFIPRIPGWVLDEFASQTDVVLDPFCGSGTTLVEALLRSRQAIGIDCDPLACLISRAKTSSVSPTRIGQLGVQLQKNWRGLAPSLLPPMPDLTNFGHWYSESAWGDLQSLLTAIRALDASLEELDFLLCVFSSILRWVSNADDQTQKTYVSGTLKKNPPDVEPLFRRAFEKALAGLEELSLLRHPSASASVIEGDAAEIKLPAHSVDLIVTSPPYLDSVDYMYNFMLEYFWLGPLLGVEDRRTFNRMRRRVTGAKNPAADACPPALQHSLDDLIDERDIIKQRVSATRAYCDSMGRHFQSAAKALKPDSYYFLIIGNSQTRKGVLPIHDSLVRLAVDAGFAFEKAFAYRIRRHYMKFPRAGRGGIITMDWVIALRNVQKCTPYPDRLPLPNFTLRDDEVAN comes from the coding sequence TTGACTCAACCGGATTTATTCGCAAAATTGGAGGATTCCGATCGAATCAGCGATGGTACTTCGACTCTGTTCCGCGAAGTACCGTCGTTTCCGCCCTTTGACAGTATTGTTAATGGTGAACTGTTTTCGCTAAGCCTCAGCAATCGAGCACCCGCGCTTACACATGGCTTACACCGCTTTCCAGCGAAATTCATTCCACGGATACCTGGGTGGGTCCTGGACGAGTTTGCGAGCCAAACAGATGTAGTGCTTGATCCCTTCTGCGGCTCTGGAACTACGCTAGTTGAAGCATTACTACGCTCTAGGCAAGCGATAGGTATAGATTGCGATCCTCTGGCCTGCCTGATCTCGCGAGCCAAGACGTCCAGTGTCAGTCCGACTCGCATTGGCCAATTGGGAGTTCAGTTGCAGAAGAATTGGCGTGGACTGGCACCCTCGCTGCTCCCGCCAATGCCGGATCTCACTAACTTTGGACACTGGTATTCCGAGAGTGCCTGGGGCGATCTCCAATCGCTCCTCACGGCGATCCGTGCTCTCGACGCTTCGCTAGAGGAGCTCGACTTCCTTTTGTGCGTCTTTAGCTCGATTCTCCGATGGGTTTCAAACGCGGACGACCAGACGCAGAAGACCTATGTCTCCGGAACTCTAAAGAAGAATCCTCCCGATGTCGAGCCACTCTTTCGCAGAGCATTCGAAAAAGCTCTAGCAGGACTGGAGGAGCTGTCCTTGTTGCGGCATCCGTCGGCCTCCGCGTCTGTCATCGAGGGCGATGCTGCCGAGATCAAACTACCGGCACATTCAGTGGACCTGATCGTTACGAGTCCGCCCTACCTCGACTCGGTTGACTATATGTACAACTTCATGCTGGAGTACTTCTGGTTAGGTCCGCTGCTGGGAGTTGAGGACAGACGGACATTTAACCGGATGCGCCGGAGAGTGACTGGTGCAAAAAACCCCGCCGCTGATGCCTGTCCCCCTGCGCTACAGCATTCACTTGACGACCTAATCGATGAACGAGACATCATTAAGCAGCGAGTCTCTGCCACGCGCGCCTATTGCGACAGCATGGGGCGCCACTTCCAGTCGGCAGCAAAGGCGCTCAAGCCGGACAGTTATTATTTCCTGATCATCGGAAACAGCCAGACCCGCAAAGGTGTACTGCCCATACACGATTCTCTTGTTCGGCTCGCAGTCGATGCCGGATTCGCCTTTGAAAAAGCATTCGCCTATCGCATCCGCCGACACTATATGAAATTTCCTCGCGCGGGGCGAGGGGGCATCATCACTATGGATTGGGTCATTGCGCTTAGAAACGTCCAGAAATGCACCCCTTATCCTGATCGGCTTCCGCTTCCCAACTTCACGCTTCGCGACGACGAGGTTGCGAATTGA
- a CDS encoding SAM-dependent methyltransferase — MPSLVHSPSRSASKQQALLLAPQELYEPDPEIVTAAKLKSTNTTDKARQRDLAELLRRINLSVLSQDRSDLAAFVNWKGNAESPIHRWLRYREAYSPNLITKLGLGNEILDPFCGCGSILIGAAENGNTAAGIDINPLAIFAAKVKLTPLSRTQLQAVQNYVDRLDSALNTARPWPMPELSIASKVFEPVILDTLLRIRSLIESTFSGDIECRNFLHLAWVAILERVGSYFKEGNGIKYRNKKRLKTGYTIRPEGQWQLERFGRDQYKFTLNAFCEHVRMMLNDARFWRKGAWRSQTIIEGSVLEMDKLLPLRKFDSIVFSPPYANRFDYFESMKVELWFGGFVDSYESINRFRKASLRSHLGADLNRSYRHIEDLEQLIALMDRDASSWRMGVPELLRGYFDDMRITLKHCRKLLVENGKCFVVVGNSAFAGVIIPTDVLLANLGLECGFKKAEILITRHLTVAPQQRNKLSNLEENMRESVVVLS; from the coding sequence TTGCCGAGTTTGGTACATAGTCCATCACGGTCCGCATCTAAACAGCAGGCGCTGCTACTTGCCCCGCAAGAACTCTACGAACCTGATCCCGAAATCGTCACCGCGGCGAAGCTTAAGAGCACGAATACCACTGATAAAGCCCGTCAGCGTGATCTCGCGGAATTATTGCGGAGGATCAACCTTTCTGTATTGTCGCAGGATCGTTCGGATCTAGCCGCTTTTGTAAATTGGAAGGGCAACGCGGAATCCCCAATACACCGCTGGCTTCGCTACCGCGAGGCCTATTCTCCAAACCTCATCACTAAGCTTGGTTTGGGTAATGAAATTTTAGACCCTTTCTGTGGTTGCGGGTCGATTCTCATCGGAGCGGCGGAGAACGGCAACACGGCTGCAGGCATTGATATCAACCCTCTTGCGATTTTTGCGGCAAAGGTCAAGCTGACCCCGCTCTCGCGCACCCAACTGCAGGCGGTTCAAAACTACGTCGACCGCTTGGATTCTGCGCTGAATACGGCAAGGCCCTGGCCTATGCCTGAACTCTCTATCGCTTCCAAAGTCTTCGAACCTGTCATACTCGACACCCTTCTCAGAATCCGGTCTCTGATCGAGTCAACATTTTCCGGCGACATTGAGTGCAGGAATTTTCTGCATCTGGCATGGGTCGCAATCCTTGAACGAGTGGGCAGTTATTTTAAGGAAGGCAACGGCATTAAATACAGGAACAAGAAGCGTCTAAAAACAGGCTACACAATTAGACCCGAAGGCCAGTGGCAGCTTGAGCGCTTTGGTCGCGACCAATACAAGTTCACGCTCAATGCCTTCTGTGAGCACGTTCGGATGATGCTGAACGACGCGCGGTTCTGGCGGAAAGGGGCTTGGCGAAGTCAGACCATCATCGAGGGCAGCGTACTTGAAATGGATAAGCTGCTTCCCCTCAGAAAATTTGACTCTATCGTGTTCAGCCCTCCCTACGCCAACAGGTTCGACTACTTTGAGTCGATGAAAGTCGAGCTGTGGTTTGGAGGCTTTGTCGATTCGTATGAATCTATCAATCGCTTCCGCAAGGCGTCACTGCGATCACATCTGGGGGCCGATCTCAATCGGTCTTACCGGCACATAGAGGATCTTGAGCAGCTTATCGCTCTAATGGATCGGGATGCCAGCAGTTGGCGGATGGGAGTGCCAGAACTGTTGCGCGGCTATTTCGACGACATGCGGATTACACTGAAACATTGCCGGAAGCTCTTGGTGGAGAACGGCAAATGTTTCGTAGTTGTCGGGAACTCCGCGTTTGCAGGCGTCATTATTCCGACGGACGTTTTACTGGCGAACCTCGGGCTGGAGTGCGGATTCAAGAAGGCTGAAATCCTCATCACGCGCCACCTGACAGTCGCCCCGCAGCAGCGAAATAAACTATCGAACTTAGAAGAGAATATGCGAGAGAGTGTTGTAGTCCTATCATGA
- a CDS encoding CopG family transcriptional regulator, with amino-acid sequence MPRTSVSFPPEVYQMLGDLAAQKKVSIGWVVREAVEKYLGDQCPLFGTSLLKAPK; translated from the coding sequence ATGCCGCGAACCTCTGTCAGTTTTCCTCCGGAGGTTTATCAAATGCTCGGTGACCTTGCGGCGCAAAAAAAGGTCTCCATTGGCTGGGTCGTGCGAGAAGCTGTCGAAAAGTATCTTGGAGATCAATGCCCGCTCTTTGGAACCAGCTTGTTGAAGGCACCCAAGTAG